Proteins from a single region of Thunnus maccoyii chromosome 23, fThuMac1.1, whole genome shotgun sequence:
- the LOC121890691 gene encoding uncharacterized protein LOC121890691 isoform X1 — MSGSDQKNSSDSNNCHSSEEKDPLDEVVAAMAGLSVSGRRCPPVGGTSKKYHKKCTKVTLSTLPWAVSGKFTDAKVKTLKRRWDNVFSEDKIRSTSPYIKRSKIKTKVLGKTKGERTRMYFVYNREEPEPNIPQEQENIECKKTETTKEAENKEKAKPRRGGVIHRSENNCCPVLPSSASEPQSLRDLQMEDIKAVGQTFCPGSYSYWIWGLIPPLPISILWPKLTVAK; from the exons ATGTCTGGAAGTGACCAGAAAAACTCAAGTGACAGCAAT AATTGTCACAGCAGTGAGGAGAAGGATCCTCTTGATGAAGTCGTAGCCGCTATGGCCGGACTTTCTGTAAGTGGAAGGAGGTGTCCACCTGTAGGTGGAACCAGCAAGAAGTATcacaaaaaatgcacaaaagtcACTCTGTCCACACTCCCTTGGGCTGTCAGTGGGAAGTTCACTGATGCCAAGGTGAAGACTCTAAAAAGACGATGGGACAATGTCTTCTCAGAGGATAAAATTCGATCCACCTCTCCTTACATAAAAAGGAGTAAGATTAAAACAAAAGTGCTGGGGAAAACCAAAGGGGAAAGGACCAGAATGTACTTTGTTTACAACCGAGAAGAGCCTGAGCCCAACATCCCACAAGAGCAGGAAAATATTGAATGTAAAAAGACAGAGACGACAAAGGAGgcagagaacaaagagaagGCAAAGCCTAGACGGGGCGGAGTAATACATAG AAGTGAGAATAATTGCTGCCCTGTCTTGCCATCAAGTGCCTCTGAGCCACAGAGCCTCAGGGACCTGCAGATGGAGGACATCAAAGCAGTGGGCCAGACCTTCTGCCCAGGATCATATTCATACTGGATATGGGGGCTCATACCACCACTGCCAATTAGCATACTTTGGCCAAAATTGACTGTGgccaaataa
- the LOC121890691 gene encoding uncharacterized protein LOC121890691 isoform X2 yields MSGSDQKNSSDSNNCHSSEEKDPLDEVVAAMAGLSVSGRRCPPVGGTSKKYHKKCTKVTLSTLPWAVSGKFTDAKVKTLKRRWDNVFSEDKIRSTSPYIKRSKIKTKVLGKTKGERTRMYFVYNREEPEPNIPQEQENIECKKTETTKEAENKEKAKPRRGGVIHSASEPQSLRDLQMEDIKAVGQTFCPGSYSYWIWGLIPPLPISILWPKLTVAK; encoded by the exons ATGTCTGGAAGTGACCAGAAAAACTCAAGTGACAGCAAT AATTGTCACAGCAGTGAGGAGAAGGATCCTCTTGATGAAGTCGTAGCCGCTATGGCCGGACTTTCTGTAAGTGGAAGGAGGTGTCCACCTGTAGGTGGAACCAGCAAGAAGTATcacaaaaaatgcacaaaagtcACTCTGTCCACACTCCCTTGGGCTGTCAGTGGGAAGTTCACTGATGCCAAGGTGAAGACTCTAAAAAGACGATGGGACAATGTCTTCTCAGAGGATAAAATTCGATCCACCTCTCCTTACATAAAAAGGAGTAAGATTAAAACAAAAGTGCTGGGGAAAACCAAAGGGGAAAGGACCAGAATGTACTTTGTTTACAACCGAGAAGAGCCTGAGCCCAACATCCCACAAGAGCAGGAAAATATTGAATGTAAAAAGACAGAGACGACAAAGGAGgcagagaacaaagagaagGCAAAGCCTAGACGGGGCGGAGTAATACATAG TGCCTCTGAGCCACAGAGCCTCAGGGACCTGCAGATGGAGGACATCAAAGCAGTGGGCCAGACCTTCTGCCCAGGATCATATTCATACTGGATATGGGGGCTCATACCACCACTGCCAATTAGCATACTTTGGCCAAAATTGACTGTGgccaaataa